CCACCCTAGTCCATCTTCCCCTTCCAGTTGGCGACGGGTGGGATGGGGTGTCTCCCAGTCCTCGAAGTCTGCGGGACGAGCATAGAGGGGATAGCGATATTGGGCGGTTCGGGTGCGACTTCCGGCATAGGTGGGTTCAAAATAGCCGGTAAACCCGACGGTTCCTTGCCCATCGTTTCCGACGGACTGATACCAGGTAAATTCTCGCTGCACGGCTCTCTGGAGTTCGGCGGCACTGCGGGAAGAAACGAGGATCTGGCGAAAGCGAATTAATGACCGACGGACGCGATCGCGGGTAATCTCTGGATGGTTTAATTCGGTGTAGTCTTCGATCGCCTTGGGCGTTTGCAAATATTGCAAACTATAATCAATGGCCCTTAAGAGCGATCTTTTATCTCCAGAAGGGCCAAACAGGCGATCGTCCCAACCCAGATCCCCCTCCCCTCTCTGGGTGACTTCTAGGGCATCTACCGCAGGAGAAGGTAAGGGAGTCTGCCCCCAAACTAGAGGCATCCAACTGAGTCCAAGGGTTAAAATCAGGGAGGTGAGGAGGGGTTTCATAGAGTGTGCTAATCATCCATAGGAGTTCGATCGATACTGCTGGTATACACCGGTTCGACCCGGATCGCCAGGATACTGATCGGACGAATGACCATATATTCCCCTTCTGTGGTTTTTATGGGTACGCTTACAAAGTCGTCACTGTCTTTTTTCTGTACCACCTCAGCCGCGTACCATTTCTGAAAGTCTTTAATGGTGGGAAAGCGTACTACTTCTCGGTGTCCGCCATTCATGAGCAAATGGACGGCATATTCATCTGGAGTTCTAGGCATGATTGTCGGATTTCAAAATAACTCACCAGACACTATTATGGGACGCGATCGCACTAAAATCACGATTGGGTGATGGGTAATGGGTAATAGGAAAATCATTAGGGATAAGCATTAGGATTTTCAACCCTTAAGCCTTCACTAGCGGCTGCAAGATTCAATTCATGATCGGCCGAAACAAAAATCAATGCAGGCAATTGATTGGTAATACAGGCAGAATGAACAGCGCAGCCAGCCGCAAGTTGAATGGCATCATAACCTCGCAATCCGTAAGTTTCTGATAGCGTCATTGCCGAATTAATAATTATTTCTGTAATTTCAATTACTTGATATTGATTGTGTAAATCAAATCTAAATTGATCGCGAGCTAAGGTAGCGTCCGATATACTGATACTGCCACCGCGCGATCGCCGGGTTATGGCTGCGATCACTTCTACTGCCGTAATTGCCACAACAAACAGTTCATGATTAAGACTGCGATCACATAATCTAACCACCCAAGTCGAGCCGATCTCATTAAGGTAACGTTTAACTAGAGCGCTGCTATCTAGAAAGTAAATCGTCATCTAGCGCCGTTCTTCGATAATGGTTTCCGAAACAGGCTTTCCTTTGACTGGAATCAGCGATCGTTCATTTGTAGATATTACGCTTGGTTGTTTTATTTGCTTAACTAAACCCGCATCAAGCAAAGATTGATGAAAAGCCGCTCGATGATCAGAACTCGGTTTTTTTTGGGCAATCGACTTGGCAACAGCTCCTTCGATCTGATAGAGATCTTCAATCTCTAAAGTCTGCAATCGTTCCAGGATTTGGGGTAAAGTAATTTCTGTCATAGTGTGACTATTTTGCTGAGAGCCTCTGCAATTATGCTAACATGACTTAATCGGGAAATACTGCAAACTACAATCAATGGCCCTTAAGAGCGATCGCTTATCTCCAGAAGGGCCAAACAGGCGATCGCCCCAACCCAGATCCCCCTCCCCTCTCTGGGTGACTTCCAGCGCATCCACCGCAGGAGAAGGTGAAGGAGTCTGCCCCCAAACTGGAGGCATCCAAGTGAGTCCAACCGTTAAAATCAGGGAGGTGAGGAGGGGTTTCATAGAGTGTGCTAATCATCCATGGGAGTTCGATCTATACTGCTGGTATACACTGGTTCTACCCGGATAGCCAGTATACTATTGGGGCGAATGACCATGTATTCCCCTTCAGTGGTTTTCATGGGGACGCTTACAAAGTCGTCACTATCTTTTTTCTGCACCACCTCAGCCGCGTACCACTTCTGAAAGTCTTTGATGGTCGGAAAGCGTACAATTTCTCGGTGTCCTCCACTCATGAGTAAATGGACGGCATATTCATCTGGAGTTCTAGGCATGATTGTAGGATTTCAAAATAACTCACCAGACACTATTATGGGACGCGATCGCACTAAAATCACGATTTGGCGATCGGTGAATGGATAATTAGTTGTCTTCAACTACAATACGCCCTTAGAGCTAGGAATAGCACTGGCTCGACGGGGATCGATTTCTAGGGCCATTCTCATGGAACGGGCAAAGGCTTTGAAGGTGGCTTCGATAATATGATGGGAGTTGATCCCATCAAGTTGACGGATATGGAGGGTCATTTGGGAATGGTTCACCACTGCTACAAAGAACTCGCGTACCAATTGGGTGTCATAGGTTCCCACTCGTTCCGTGGGAAGAGTTAACCCGTAACTCAGATGGGGCCGTCCAGAGAAGTCGAGGGCCACTTGCACTAGCGCTTCATCTAGGGGGGCAATAAAATGGCCAAAGCGGAATATGCCTTTGCGATCGCCTAATGCTTTGGCTAATGCTTGACCGAGAGTAATCCCCACATCCTCATTGGTATGATGGTCATCAATTTCCCAATCTCCCTGTGCTTCTACTTCCAGGTCAATCAGTCCATGGGATGAAATTTGATGGAGCATATGGTCAAGAAAGGGAATGCCTGTTTTGGCGCTACATTTTCCCTGGCCATCCAAATTTAAGAATACGGTAACATCGGTTTCCCCGGTTACGCGATGAACTGAAGCTGTGCGCTCACCCATTTCCATTGTTCTCTGATTGTCTTTATTACATCAGTTTATGATACAGCGATTTGTGGCTGGATATAGCATTTATACTTCTTCAGGGGGACTTTTAAGAGAACCTATTACCTCGTTACCACGCGAAGCGCTGTATTAGATCATCTGAACCGGTAATGTTATGACCCACTCTATCCCTTCAGATACTTTGCTCAAACATTCAATGGTTCCCTGATGCTGCTCTGTAATAATTTGATAGCTAATGGAGAGTCCTAACCCTGTTCCTTGACCCACATCTTTAGTTGTAAAAAATGGATCAAATAATCGAGGTTTTATGGACTCTTTAATACCGATACCATTATCAATAATACTGATTTGCACTGAGCGATCGCCGATCGTTCGAGTGATAATGCTGATTTCCCCTAGATAGGATTGAACGTTGTCCGAGGAGCGATCGCGCTCTTCAATGGCATCAATGGCATTCATGATTAAATTCATAAACACCTGATGCAATTGATCGGGATAACATTCTACCAAGGGTAACTTACCATATTGTTTTTTGAGCTGAATCTCTCGACGATTTTCATCTCCTTGTAATCGACATTGTAATAACGTTAACGTACTGTCCAATCCTTGATGAATATCTACCGCTTTAATCCCTACCTGATCGATATGAGAAAAGGTACGCAAAGAAGAAACAATCGCATCAATTCGATTTGCCCCTTCCTTCATCGATTGCAAAATTTTTGCTAGGTCTTCCACTAAAAATTCAAAATCTATTTCTTCGATAGTTTCAGAAACCTGTTGCTCAGGATTTGGATAGGAGTTCTGATAAGCTTCAATCACACTCATCAAGTCTTTGATATAACTTTCAGCATAGCCCAAATTTCCATAGATAAAACTAACAGGATTATTGATTTCATGGGCAATTCCGGCAACCAATTGCCCCAAACTCGACATTTTCTCAGTTTGGATAAGTTGGGATTGAGCCTGACGTAATTCGGCTAAAGTTTTCTCCAGCTCTTGAGTTTGCTGTCTTAATTTATATTCAGACTCTCGCAAGTCAGATTCTGCCTGTTTACGAGCCGTTATATTTTCTTGAATTCCTAAAAAATGAGTTATTTTTTGATCGGCATTGAAGATAGGAGAAATAGTCGCATGGGCCCAATACAGAGAACCATCTTTGCGTTGGTTATGAAACTCACCCCGCCATTCATTTCCTGATTGAATCGTTTGCCATAATTCCTGATAATATTCCTTGCTCTGTTCTCCCGAATTTAAGATTCGCGGTGTTTTTCCTAGAACTTCTTGCACAGTATACCCGGTCATTTCAGTAAACTGGGAATTAACATATTCAATTCTCCCTTTTAAATCAGTAATTAGAATTCCATTGGCACTTTGTTCAACGGCTTGGGAGAGTTTACGCACTTG
This is a stretch of genomic DNA from Roseofilum capinflatum BLCC-M114. It encodes these proteins:
- a CDS encoding type II toxin-antitoxin system VapC family toxin yields the protein MTIYFLDSSALVKRYLNEIGSTWVVRLCDRSLNHELFVVAITAVEVIAAITRRSRGGSISISDATLARDQFRFDLHNQYQVIEITEIIINSAMTLSETYGLRGYDAIQLAAGCAVHSACITNQLPALIFVSADHELNLAAASEGLRVENPNAYP
- the hisB gene encoding imidazoleglycerol-phosphate dehydratase HisB; protein product: MGERTASVHRVTGETDVTVFLNLDGQGKCSAKTGIPFLDHMLHQISSHGLIDLEVEAQGDWEIDDHHTNEDVGITLGQALAKALGDRKGIFRFGHFIAPLDEALVQVALDFSGRPHLSYGLTLPTERVGTYDTQLVREFFVAVVNHSQMTLHIRQLDGINSHHIIEATFKAFARSMRMALEIDPRRASAIPSSKGVL